One genomic window of Bactrocera dorsalis isolate Fly_Bdor chromosome 4, ASM2337382v1, whole genome shotgun sequence includes the following:
- the LOC109579993 gene encoding uncharacterized protein LOC109579993, which produces MAGNKQRKAWMNSDESVLIDLWRERARDLRRVKRNSHIYADISVQMAHKFTPKEVHVKIRNLRQKYREERKKVGPSGGGPSGWKLFDAVHQIIELEAANVTETYESFTVSSIPTASPVAISSAVPVSELLCVPEIASISSPSLSPLDSSISAAGTSRKRNYKGEILKVAKEQNELLKTVVEDGKKLTERVVNAIELQSNNTKEFMDIMKSLLQKMLKNKIKLKN; this is translated from the exons atggcagGAAATAAACAACGCAAAGCTTGGATGAACAGCGACGAAAGTGTTTTGATTGATTTGTGGCGTGAACGAGCCAGAGATTTGCGACGTGTTAAGCGCAATTCGCATATCTATGCTGATATATCTGTGCAAATGGCACATAAATTTACACCAAAAGAAGTGCATGTTAAAATACGGAATCTTAGACAAAAATATAG AGAGGAAAGGAAAAAAGTTGGGCCCTCGGGGGGCGGCCCATCGGGGTGGAAACTTTTTGATGCCGTCCATCAAATAATCGAACTGGAGGCAGCCAATGTTACAGAAACCTATGAATCGTTTACTGTG TCATCTATACCTACAGCATCACCAGTAGCAATATCATCTGCAGTACCGGTATCTGAACTGCTGTGTGTACCAGAAATAGCATCGATCAGCTCGCCATCACTGTCGCCACTGGATAGCTCAATATCAGCAGCTGGTACATCTAGAAAGAGGAACTATAAGGGTGAAATACTAAAAGTGGCAAAAGAGCAAAATGAATTACTGAAAACGGTGGTAGAGGATGGCAAAAAATTAACTGAAAGAGTTGTTAATGCCATCGAACTACAAAGTAACAACACCAAAGAGTTCATGGACATTATGAAAAgtcttttacaaaaaatgttaaaaaataaaataaaattaaaaaattaa
- the LOC105231791 gene encoding basic-leucine zipper transcription factor A: MDISDSFDHQQQQPQQSDNLQQQHQQLQMQCEPTFQAQMINPAATPMPVPFAAPATNGFEPTTINPSSSPPFLSSGQAIPLPPPPQMKSPLIPQLQQQPQGLEQQHFLLQQQQRLGNEVDIDSLLLQQFSCLGTTDHEDLVRQFQSLMNNQVDQDAAKFYLEMSNWNLQTAVGCYLDIHTFQTLPSMKILNQSRPSEHQQAFRLQNDGTIDWPNGCYLTAPSQKRRIEVPALKPGETCDILADIPPTQPAIMWRLCTPNGWNVGEPIWMVPPGMADSQAELSDRMSQLLMSTDASNSESCPQVNVVISVNME, from the exons ATGGATATAAGCGACAGCTTTGatcatcaacagcaacaaccgcaACAATCCGATAAtctacaacagcaacatcaacagcTACAAATGCAATGTGAACCTACTTTTCAAGCACAAATGATCAATCCTGCAGCCACGCCCATGCCGGTGCCATTTGCTGCACCAGCTACAAATGGATTTGAACCAACAACGATAAATCCATCATCTTCGCCTCCTTTCTTGTCTTCTGGTCAAGCCATTCCTTTACCACCACCACCGCAAATGAAATCACCTCTAATAccacaactgcaacaacaaccgcaAGGTTTAGAACAACAACATTTCTTattacagcaacagcaacgtTTAGGTAATGAAGTCGATATTGACTCATTACTACTCCAACAATTTAGCTGTTTAGGTACAACTGATCATGAGGATTTGGTTAGACAATTCCAAAGCCTTATGAATAATCAAGTAGATCAAGATGCGGCTAAATTCTATTTGGAAATGAGCAATTg GAATTTACAGACAGCTGTCGGTTGCTATTTGGATATTCATACTTTTCAAACGCTGCCTTCGATGAAAATACTTAACCAATCTCGACCAAGTGAACATCAACAGGCGTTTAGACTACAAAACGATGGTACCATCGACTGGCCAAACGGATGCTACTTAACAGCACCTAGTCAAAAGCGGCGCATTGAAGTGCCAGCTTTAAAGCCAGGAGAAACTTGTGATATTTTAGCTGATATTCCTCCAACTCAACCGGCGATTATGTGGAGACTATGCACACCTAATGGTTGGAATGTAGGAG AACCCATTTGGATGGTTCCGCCAGGCATGGCAGATTCACAGGCTGAACTTAGTGACCGCATGTCACAGTTATTGATGTCGACAGATGCGTCCAATAGTGAAAGTTGTCCACAAGTGAATGTTGTGATATCAGTAAATATGGAATGA
- the LOC105231738 gene encoding mitochondrial uncoupling protein 4 isoform X2, whose protein sequence is MQSQTQSTSAGEPPSPPPAPPAGSATRNQLRPVKYDYADSFACTYVVSVVAASVAELTTYPLDLTKTRLQIQGEAAANSLKTDLGVQPKYRGMLATAFGIVREEGTMKLWQGVTPALYRHVVYSGVRICSYDFLRRKLGNDENGIITLPLWKSALCGVSAGAVAQWLASPADLVKVQIQMEGKRRLMGEPARVHGAAHAFKEIVRRGGVAGLWKGSVPNVQRAALVNLGDLTTYDTIKHMIMIKLNMPDCHTVHVLSSICAGFVAAIMGTPADVVKTRIMNQPTDDKGRGLLYKGSIDCLRQTVNKEGFAALYKGFLPCWIRMAPWSLTFWLSFEQIRSMIGASGY, encoded by the exons ATGCAAAGTCAAACACAAAGTACTTCGGCAGGCGAACCACCGTCGCCTCCACCGGCACCTCCAGCAGGTTCTGCAACAAGAAATCAGTTACGTCCCGTCAAATATGATTATGCAGATTCATTTGCTTGTACTTATGTAGTATCCGTTGTTGCTGCTTCCGTAGCAGAACTAACCACGTATCCACTGGATCTCACCAAAACTCGTTTACAAATACAAGGCGAAGCAGCTGCTAACAGCTTAAAAACCGACCTAGGCGTTCAACCAAAG TATCGTGGCATGTTGGCGACAGCGTTCGGCATTGTCAGGGAAGAGGGCACAATGAAGTTGTGGCAAGGTGTCACGCCAGCGCTTTATCGCCATGTCGTTTACAG TGGTGTGCGTATATGCAGCTATGATTTTCTGCGCCGTAAATTGGGTAACGATGAAAACGGCATAATTACATTGCCACTGTGGAAATCGGCGCTTTGTGGTGTATCGGCAGGTGCGGTTGCACAATGGTTGGCTTCACCAGCCGACTTAGTTAAGGTGCAAATTCAAATGGAGGGCAAACGTCGTTTAATGGGTGAACCGGCACGTGTCCATGGCGCAGCACATGctttcaaagaaattgttcgcCGCGGTGGTGTAGCGGGTCTGTGGAAAGGCAGCGTGCCGAATGTACAGCGTGCGGCACTTGTCAATCTTGGAGATCTCACAACATACGACACCATCAAGCATATGATTATGATCAAATTGAATATGCCCGATTGTCATACTGTGCATGTACTTTCCTCCATATGTGCTGGATTTGTAGCTGCCATTATGGGCACGCCGGCAGATGTGGTGAAGACACGTATAATGAATCAACCGACAGATGATAAGGGCAG GGGTCTACTCTATAAAGGCTCCATCGATTGTCTTCGTCAGACAGTGAATAAGGAAGGTTTCGCTGCACTTTATAAAGGCTTCTTACCTTGCTGGATACGTATGGCACCATGGTCATTAACTTTCTGGCTGTCTTTTGAACAAATTCGTAGCATGATCGGTGCTTCTGGTTATTAG
- the LOC105231738 gene encoding mitochondrial uncoupling protein 4 isoform X1: MQSQTQSTSAGEPPSPPPAPPAGSATRNQLRPVKYDYADSFACTYVVSVVAASVAELTTYPLDLTKTRLQIQGEAAANSLKTDLGVQPKYRGMLATAFGIVREEGTMKLWQGVTPALYRHVVYSGVRICSYDFLRRKLGNDENGIITLPLWKSALCGVSAGAVAQWLASPADLVKVQIQMEGKRRLMGEPARVHGAAHAFKEIVRRGGVAGLWKGSVPNVQRAALVNLGDLTTYDTIKHMIMIKLNMPDCHTVHVLSSICAGFVAAIMGTPADVVKTRIMNQPTDDKGRGLLYKGSIDCLRQTVNKEGFAALYKGFLPCWIRMAPWSLTFWLSFEQIRSMIGVAAVVASIHEFLK, from the exons ATGCAAAGTCAAACACAAAGTACTTCGGCAGGCGAACCACCGTCGCCTCCACCGGCACCTCCAGCAGGTTCTGCAACAAGAAATCAGTTACGTCCCGTCAAATATGATTATGCAGATTCATTTGCTTGTACTTATGTAGTATCCGTTGTTGCTGCTTCCGTAGCAGAACTAACCACGTATCCACTGGATCTCACCAAAACTCGTTTACAAATACAAGGCGAAGCAGCTGCTAACAGCTTAAAAACCGACCTAGGCGTTCAACCAAAG TATCGTGGCATGTTGGCGACAGCGTTCGGCATTGTCAGGGAAGAGGGCACAATGAAGTTGTGGCAAGGTGTCACGCCAGCGCTTTATCGCCATGTCGTTTACAG TGGTGTGCGTATATGCAGCTATGATTTTCTGCGCCGTAAATTGGGTAACGATGAAAACGGCATAATTACATTGCCACTGTGGAAATCGGCGCTTTGTGGTGTATCGGCAGGTGCGGTTGCACAATGGTTGGCTTCACCAGCCGACTTAGTTAAGGTGCAAATTCAAATGGAGGGCAAACGTCGTTTAATGGGTGAACCGGCACGTGTCCATGGCGCAGCACATGctttcaaagaaattgttcgcCGCGGTGGTGTAGCGGGTCTGTGGAAAGGCAGCGTGCCGAATGTACAGCGTGCGGCACTTGTCAATCTTGGAGATCTCACAACATACGACACCATCAAGCATATGATTATGATCAAATTGAATATGCCCGATTGTCATACTGTGCATGTACTTTCCTCCATATGTGCTGGATTTGTAGCTGCCATTATGGGCACGCCGGCAGATGTGGTGAAGACACGTATAATGAATCAACCGACAGATGATAAGGGCAG GGGTCTACTCTATAAAGGCTCCATCGATTGTCTTCGTCAGACAGTGAATAAGGAAGGTTTCGCTGCACTTTATAAAGGCTTCTTACCTTGCTGGATACGTATGGCACCATGGTCATTAACTTTCTGGCTGTCTTTTGAACAAATTCGTAGCATGATCG GCGTCGCCGCTGTTGTTGCAAGTATACATGAGTTTCTCAAGTGA
- the LOC105231781 gene encoding RING finger protein 121 — translation MDVSALHAPVDFNKSLEEMSPEERMRAEHQLMHEKHKGHEAMHSEMVLILFITLIVAQVILVEWKKRHYKSYSAVTLLAMWIIPLVISICYNFIRFVIIWTLFSLLTAFVIKKAVSKPIQRTTPRLVYKWFLLIYQISYFLGIGGYIVMMATFVGFNFIFNQGPNVWMDAGLMLVFYGLYIGVLGRDISEICSEKMAVHIGYYTPQGIPTRHLDNNVCAICGNQLLVGVKEEGIFENTYKLSCNHIFHEFCIRGWCIVGKKQTCPYCKEKVDLKKMFCNPWERPHVLYGRLLDWIRWLVAWQPLIFFIVQGINWALGLE, via the exons ATGGATGTGTCGGCATTGCATGCACCTGTGGACTTTAATAAG tctTTGGAGGAAATGTCGCCAGAGGAAAGGATGCGTGCCGAACACCAATTGATGCATGAAAAGCATAAAGGGCATGAGGCTATGCATTCAGAGATGGTGCTTATTCTTTTCATAACCCTAATtgtggcacaggttattttggTGGAATGGAAAAAACGTCACTACAAATCCTATtcg GCCGTTACACTGCTTGCCATGTGGATTATACCACTAGTGATATCGATCTGTTACAATTTCATACGATTTGTTATCATTTGGACATTGTTTTCACTGTTAACGGCATTTGTTATCAAAAAAGCAGTTAGCAAACCAATACAGCGCACCACTCCGAG atTAGTGTACAAATGGTTTTTACTAATATATCAGATTAGCTATTTTTTGGGTATTGGAGGCTATATTGTGATGATGGCTACATTTGTAGgcttcaattttatatttaatcaaGGTCCTAATGTTTGGATGGACGCAGGATTGATGCTTGTTTTCTACGGTCTTTATATTGGTGTACTAGGTCGCGACATATCGGAAATTTGTTCTGAGAAAATGGCGGTACACATAGGG tATTACACACCGCAAGGCATACCGACCCGCCACCTAGACAACAACGTCTGCGCTATTTGCGGGAATCAACTGTTGGTTGGCGTGAAGGAAGAGGGTAtctttgaaaatacatataagtTATCGTGCAATCACATATTTCACGAATTCTGTATTCGTGGCTGGTGCATTGTGGGTAAAAAACAGACCTGCCCTTATTGTAAGGAAAAGGTTGATCTGAAAAAGATGTTTTGTAATCC TTGGGAAAGACCGCATGTACTCTATGGGCGTTTATTAGATTGGATTAGATGGCTGGTGGCTTGGCAACcacttattttctttattgtacAAGGCATCAATTGGGCATTGGGCTTAGAATAA
- the LOC105231723 gene encoding uncharacterized protein LOC105231723 — translation MPRQLWGKLKETSVKENETEKMVPVAAKRTKLEEMQEKLPSSTNKSVELQVKNPLVTQTIEVMKQTEMLQSLIDTYSNKSGTSNYLLNPCQMIPEVDFPPENAADFINDDKFAKPIWFIPPIESNFARGVPQAYPQINPKICRAALRKAVCGQLRVCGFTDISESALVLFADAAQEFMRNFMQRIREVHANNPQLEMENEVEVKSLEKAYYSLTNASLTNVHNYFKHQLVARNRSEIAEFNGVLQEYDKLMKESQSMQKEEFQEGDFLNILEMPASNDPNVGVLSSGMQDIPNSGGVSAQSGVGVLSMLEGQSHMSVQHTGYTGSTMDL, via the exons atgccGCGACAACTTTGGGGAAAACTGAAAGAAACATCGGTGAAGGAAAATGAAACCGAGAAAATGGTGCCTGTAGCAGCAAAACGCACAAAACTCGAAGAAATGCAGGAGAAACTGCCGTCCAGCACAAACAAAAG tgtGGAACTGCAGGTGAAAAATCCCTTGGTGACACAAACAATAGAAGTTATGAAACAAACTGAAATGTTGCAATCGCTTATTGACACCTATTCGAACAAATCG GGCACATCGAATTACTTGCTAAATCCTTGTCAAATGATACCTGAGGTGGACTTCCCACCTGAAAATGCTGCAGATTTTATAAATGATGATAAATTTGCTAAGCCAATATGGTTTATACCGCCAATTGAAAGCAATTTTGCGCGCGGTGTACCACAAGCCTATCCTCAAATCAACCCGAAAATATGCCGTGCTGCTTTGCGAAAGGCAGTTTGTGGTCAACTTCGTGTATGTGGCTTCACAGATATTTCCGAATCCGCCTTAGTGTTATTCGCCGATGCAGCGCAGGAATTTATGCGTAACTTTATGCAACGGATTCGCGAAGTACACGCCAACAATCCACAGCTTGAAATGGAGAATGAAGTTGAAGTGAAGAGCCTGGAAAAGGCGTACTATTCTTTAACAAATGCGTCGTTAACAAATGTGCATAACTATTTTAAACATCAATTGGTCGCACGAAATCGTAGTGAAATTGCAGAATTCAATGGTGTACTTCAAGAGTATGATAAACTAATGAAGGAGAGTCAAAGTATGCAAAAGGAGGAATTTCAAGAAGGCGATTTCCTTAATATACTTGAAATGCCGGCATCTAATGATCCAAATGTCGGTGTGTTGAGTAGCGGTATGCAGGACATACCCAATTCAGGAGGTGTTAGTGCACAAAGTGGCGTTGGAGTGCTAAGCATGCTCGAGGGTCAGTCACATATGTCTGTACAGCACACAGGATATACTGGTAGCACAATGGATTTGTAA
- the LOC105231730 gene encoding uncharacterized protein LOC105231730, with amino-acid sequence MVSKTIEMDSSDSDDGDDEQMRQFMEAADTTLLTNTMFQQTGKQNLMEENTPEKSDQGALEQKGPKSNRYLLEEHLEANVDFIATESTQKFLGKKLSELIAKNFEFCNIDTPSKVQKTRRNRVTLLAGADCYVNPYEDFEFETQGPTQRPVIKRRKVDSEEKEQPLEELFNLASVTAEDITSGKLISGWASKPEREEKHFHYKSDSVGTLHFKPVGNEFTKLRNKNKWNEAKIKQKINLRLA; translated from the exons atggtatCAAAAACTATTGAAATGGACTCGAGCGATTCTGACGATGGAGATGATGAACAAATGCGTCAGTTCATGGAAGCGGCGGACACCACTTTGTTAACTAATACTATGTTTCAGCAGACCGGAAAACAAAATCTCATGGAAGAGAATACTCCTGAAAAATCGGATCAAGGCGCTTTAGAACAAAAAG GTCCAAAGTCAAACCGCTATTTGCTAGAAGAGCACTTGGAAGCTAATGTAGACTTCATCGCGACAGAGTCAACACAGAAATTTCTCGGAAAGAAGCTTTCTGAGCTAATtgcgaaaaattttgaattttgtaataTTGACACTCCGTCAAAAGTTCAAAAAACGAGAAGAAACCGTGTTACCCTGCTTGCAGGAGCAGATTGTTATGTTAACCCCTATGAAGACTTTGAATTCGAAACGCAAGGCCCAACACAGCGGCCTGTAATAAAGAGAAGAAAAGTGGACAGTGAAGAAAAGGAACAGCCGCTAGAAGAACTCTTTAACTTGGCATCAGTAACTGCTGAAGACATCACCAGCGGAAAGCTAATTTCCGGTTGGGCGTCAAAACCCGAACGagaagaaaaacattttcactACAAAAGTGATAGCGTTGGTACTCTCCATTTCAAACCAGTTGGAAATGAGTTCACAAAGCTGCGCAATAAAAATAAGTGGAATGAAgcaaagataaaacaaaaaataaatttaagattaGCATAA
- the LOC105231706 gene encoding TIP41-like protein, translating to MMEDELVPRLPVDSETIDFQNWHISYLKSHILKSICKKGQDNNCTQHEDDCCELCTYRYALELPHLPDMVFHKNKLSLKHKDGALLEFLPMDSLRLVENGKQPLQVACAQEWKESRPDCHMEEKFKPFDWTFTTDYQGTLNEKFRVENSDMSLNKFKLMQREKILFYHDLTLFEDELHDNGISSCSVKIRVMPSGFFILLRHFLRVDNVLLKMHDTRFHYEIENNYIFKEYTKREATYSELKNVPPPFFTVPNEIENYLPIKEKKAYKLYFK from the exons ATGATGGAG GACGAATTGGTACCCCGCTTACCAGTTGACAGCGAGACAATTGACTTTCAGAATTGGCACATAAGCTACCTCAAATCACATATACTTAAAAGTATCTGCAAAAAAGGTCAAGATAACAATTGCACACAACATGAAGATGACTGCTGTGAATTATGTACTTATCGTTATGCACTTGAACTGCCACACCTGCCCGATATGGTGTTCCATAAAAATAAGTTGTCACTAAAACACAAAGATGGTGCACTTTTAGAATTCCTTCCGATGGACTCATTACGTTTGGTTGAAAATGGAAAACAGCCACTGCAAGTTGCCTGCGCTCAAGAATGGAAGGAGAGCAGACCTGATTGTCATATGGAAGAAAAATTCAAACCGTTTGATTGGACTTTTACTACCGACTACCAAGGTaccttaaatgaaaaatttcgtgTAGAAAATTCCGATATGTCATTGAATAAATTCAAACTGATGCAACGTGAGAAAATACTCTTTTATCATGATCTCACTTTGTTCGAAGACGAACTGCATGACAATGGGATTTCGTCATGTTCAGTGAAAATT cGCGTTATGCCGTCGGGTTTCTTCATATTACTTAGACATTTCCTACGCGTCGATAATGTGTTGCTTAAAATGCACGATACGCGATTTCATTACGAGATCGaaaataactatatatttaAGGAGTATACGAAGCGTGAAGCTACATACAGTGAGCTGAAAAAT gtaCCACCGCCATTTTTCACAGTACCCAATGAAATTGAGAACTACCTACCGATTAAGGAAAAGAAAGCTTATAAATTGTATTTCAagtaa
- the LOC105231714 gene encoding annexin B10 yields the protein MDYTPTPTVVPAAPFDASADAQALRAAMKGFGTDEDEIINILTARTNAQRQQIKAQFETELGRDLIKDLKSELGGKFEDVILALMTPPVEYLCKQLHNAMAGMGTDEETLVEILCTKTNEEMHEIVAAYEAIYDRPLAEQMCSETSGFFRRLLTLIVTGVRDPAGTVDAIKAHEDAEALYAAGEAKLGTDEAVFNRIMSHSSFAQLRLIFDEYKELSGQTIEQAIKHEMSGALHDAMMAIVECVQSQAAFFANRLYNAMKGMGTNDDTLIRIIVSRSEIDLANIKDEFERIYNRTLYSAVVSETSGDYKKALTALLGGA from the exons atggATTACACA cCAACGCCCACAGTTGTTCCCGCAGCCCCTTTTGACGCCTCAGCAGACGCACAGGCATTACGCGCCGCAATGAAAGGTTTTGGTACGGACGAGGACGAAATCATCAACATTCTTACCGCTCGTACAAATGCCCAGAGGCAACAAATCAAGGCACAATTCGAAACAGAGTTAGGCCGTGACTTAATCAAAGACTTGAAAAGTGAATTGGGTGGCAAATTTGAAGATGTTATTTTGGCTTTAATGACACCACCAGTTGAATATTTATGCAAGCAGTTGCATAATGCCATGGCTGGCATGGGCACCGATGAGGAGACACTCGTCGAAATACTATGTACCAAAACGAATGAAGAAATGCATGAAATTGTTGCTGCTTATGAAGCAATATATGATCGCCCGCTGGCCGAACAGATGTGCAGTGAAACCTCTGGTTTTTTCCGTCGTTTGCTGACACTCATTGTCACAGGAGTACGCGATCCCGCGGGCACCGTTGATGCGATTAAAGCGCACGAAGATGCCGAGGCTTTATATGCGGCCGGGGAAGCCAAGTTGGGCACAGATGAAGCCGTCTTCAATCGTATTATGTCGCACAGCAGTTTCGCACAATTGCGGCTCATCTTCGATGAATACAAAGAGCTCTCCGGACAGACTATTGAGCAAGCAATCAAGCATGAGATGAGTGGTGCGTTACATGATGCAATGATGGCGATTG TTGAATGCGTACAGTCGCAAGCTGCCTTTTTCGCCAATCGACTTTACAATGCCATGAAAGGCATGGGAACAAATGATGACACTCTAATTCGAATAATTGTGAGTCGTTCTGAAATAGATTTGGCAAATATAAAAGATGAATTCGAACGTATTTACAATCGTACATTGTACAGTGCTGTTGTG TCGGAGACGTCTGGAGACTACAAAAAAGCCTTGACGGCTCTTCTTGGTGGAGCTTAA